The DNA region AAAGAATGTGAGTGTTTTCTGTTACTTTGTTAGGCTATAGCTGTGTTGGAAGCGGTCTATAATAGGCTACTTGCACTTGTTGCCTTTATTAGGTgagcaatagcctacatttatttgaTTGTTATTTAGCCTAATAAATATTCAATTCAAAGTGATTGTTCaattgctttatttatttacacggTGCTTACTAAGTTGGCTAAGGACAAGGAGCTCATGTGTGCTGCTCATTTATCTACTCCCGCCGCGCATACAGATTTACCGATGtcataggcctatgcctatccTGGCTGTCCTTTACATGCTGCTTTTGCGACATCCCGCTATTTCGACATAGAGGTCTAATTAAATTCATGAAGGCTTGTCTTTGCAAGCGTTAATCGTGTGTTAAAAgtattatttgtttaattgttcAAGTTGGCTTTCTGAGAAACCATTAGGCTACGTGACCGAAGTGTAGGGAAACCGTCATGTCTAAATAGCGGACCCTTTTATTCGGGCTCAGGTTCGGGTTCGGGTCAGTAATTGCTTAATTTGTCGGGCAGGGTCGGGTTAGGGCCTGATTGCCAGAGGTCCGGGCCGGGCCTAGCCTGAAATTTTAGCCCCGTGCaggcctctaacacacacttacacacacacacacacacacacacctatattcTTCTCAACACATTATATACTGGAAGGATCACTCACCCCACTTCCGTTGGTAGGAAACCCTCCTTACTGCCGTTTACatcccccctcttcccttcccccctccaacccccccagccAGGACTTCCCTCCCAGGCTGCCCCCCTTCCAGTTGTTTGGGGGCAACTGCTCCCTCCCTTtgcccctctaccctctacccattCCATGCCCAGAGCCACGCTGGACTTCCCCGCACCATCAGCTTGGGCACCAAGCAGTGCCATGGAACAccattccattccatctgcCTACTCAAATATTTCATGCCCATCATTTCATGCCATCTACCTACTCATCATTTCATGCCTATTCACGCCTTATCTGCCTATCATGTATACAGTGTCGTATGTTGTATCATGCTGAATACTGAATATTAATCATGGAATTCTAACAGTTTTCTTCCAGcccagctctactgagacccatgcagcaacagctctactgagacccatgcagcaacagctctgctgagacccatgcagcaacagctctgagAAATGCTGCAAAAGCTCCACTGATCCCCGACACCCATCGTTCTCATGGCTCGTGCAACACATGAATGGCCACCGCTGCACCAAACAAGCGCAACACAGTTTCCACTCCCGTGTGCTTGCGCGTATCACGGTGTAGTTCAACCACGTCCAACTTGATCACGGTGCTCCGTAAATCATAGCTATATTTCACTGAGCCCAgcagcaagcacaacacaataTGGGCCATTGCTCAAACGTCCACCCCGCTTGCACAAATCTGGAGGCAcgctacacctccacctgccgcgTGGATGTAATAGTTACACACTTAGCCAGCACCGCATGCACAGAATGCAGACGCAGGATATGCCAGACCCCTGCGCTGCTCTGATAACTCACAACCTGCTCATGATCTGGAATGCAGTTTCCACCTTAAGTCATGCAGGCCCACATTTATCATAGCAACAGATTCTGTTCCAGGCTGACTTTCAGCCTCGCACTCATATTTGCCATTTGGCCGTTGAGATGTAGTGAGGAAATGTGGCATAGTGAGGTTAATCTGGCGTAGATCTGCATCCACGTGTCCTTATCTACAAGCCATGgatcatagtagcctaaaggttCCTATCAAACAGAGCATATTGACCAATCAGTAACACTAACTGAATTACGCTTACTTGAGCATCTCCTTCACTCTTCTAAAACACCTTTCTGTCAATTTATTCCAGTGTCTAGAACATACTTACCGTAACACTTACCCGGCTGTAGCCATGGCGATTCTACATCCTCAGTCTCCTATTATACTGCCACCAATCTGGTCAACAGAGAAGATGCTCACTCTTGCCTACACTAATCACTACATCTCATATCATTACACAGTCTTCCCCATCCAGCTCACTCTCCATCACAGATGCTTTCCCCACCGGTCTCAGGCTAAGTTGGGCAGATACGCACTATTCAGCCTTCATTTCTAGCAATGGAAATCATATGCTTGGTCATTAGTCCTTGGACGCCTACTAATCTACACCCACCCAAGGTTAGTCTAATGCAAGATATCCGACTAGTTTAACAGGTTTCCAATTCCTGTTCACTTTCCCTCTGCTAGTGGCCTGTGATGAAAGCGAtcttgaagtctgaacagttgGCGACacgtgcgtctagatttctaggctaggcgaCAGGCCTACTATAAGAAAAAATTCTCAACCCAGAGAAGCAGTTATTGGACATCGCTCGCATGTGATCTTCACTactggcatcccaggaccatggccagctaccagGCCACACTTGCTATTCTCAAACTGTTCACAagcctcatatgtgtgtgtgtaagtgtgggggATTGCCTTTTACTTGCAGTACTTTAAGGGCCACATCATGCCCAGTTTAATATGTGGAAgggaatcatctggaaatgtgacaGAATATCAAGTCTCCACACAGAAAGCtctccaacacaggacacaaatggATGAACAGCTCCACTAGAAAGACATCTAAGAAGTAATACATCTCACCTCAACGTCTCTAGTTTACAGCTgggatcattcagtctgtctgtgagctctctgacacctgagtctcctgggtgattgtagctcagatccagctgtttcaggtagggggggtttgatttgagggcagaggacaagagagaacagccctcatgtgtgatgagacaaccagacagtctgaaacaagagatgctatttcttaattataaatgaaggaaaatgcATTGAAGGTGTACAAACCATTTGCATATTCAGTCAATTTGACTGACACTCCCTAAATGTCGCCATTTGGCATTATAAGTGcaaatcattaaaaatattcacagatgtccaatttgacatcacacacaggcacactggtGTTTCTTACTATGTGGTGGGTAAAAGACTATATTACATAACATTCctaattactgacctcagtgtgtccagcttgcattgtggatctcttagtcctgcacagaacagctccactccttcatcctgcaggtcattgttgctcatgtccagttctctcagatgggaaggtgcactttgcagcacggatgccatcatttcacagcttgctttagagaggtggCACAGGTTGAGTCTGTTTCAAAGGAGAGTGGAAGGTCAGTCCTTGAAAACTAGACATTTTCAGGCCATCCTTCAGCACCATGAGGTCACTGTATCTCATGaggatggacacagacacagatgtgtgttgcactcacattatgtacacagcagggacatggactggagaaacactacattacacactctgcagccatgtaaacaacttgttgttgttgtcttgtagtGTCATGTGGGCAGTAAAATACAAAAAgggcacacattcacagccaTCTGTCATGCCATAAATGACACTCCCATCATGTTAAAAGGCCAATAAATAGCCCATAAATAGCACTCTCTACCACAGAGTCCCATTGAGCACAGTCCCAAAgtagacactcactctctctctctctctctctctctctctctctctctctctctctctctctctgtactctccagtcacacacagcacatccatacACCACAGCCTCAGCACATCTCCACTCAGTTCAGCCCCCATACACAGCCCCCTACTCAGCACTTAGTATTGGTTTTGGGCCTTCCTACTGTTCTGCCCACGTTGCCCATTCATCATGTTGACTGACAGGGGGACAGAGGAATGTTTGTAGTGATTGTGCTAAACAGAAAGGGACCCTGTACCTCCTTCCTGTGTTCATAAGCTCATATTCTTGGTACAGCACATGGGAGGGGTCAGAGAATTCTGTCAGCCTGCTGTAGAGTGGACTGCTCAGATATGTCTTGGAGAGTGAGGGGAGAAGGGACTCCATCATTTGTCCAGCTGTTCTGACCACATTACCTGGCTGGGCCTTGAACTTAACTGTCAGATGTCCAAACCAGCTGGTGATGCCATAGTGCAAGATGGACTCTATGGTGGCTCTATAACAAATTAACATGATGCTCTCACAAACCCCAAAACACTCTCAGTCTCCGCAGGAAATGGATGAGTACTGCTCACAGCTCACAGCTCTAcaatattactgacctcagtgtctccagtttgcagtttggactcAGAAGAGCAGAGGCCAGTTTTTCTCCTGACTtctgcaggtcattctgactcaggtccagctctcttaaaggggagtttgcagactgcagagctgaggccaCAATTTCACAGGACGTCTCTGTTAGCTTACAGTCAGCAAGTCTGCAAGAGAGGTAAAATAGTATTAAAGGGTAATGTGTCGTGTTTAAATCTctagagaaaatgagagaggacaATTAATATAACTTccccatacagtaggctatgcagtATGCCAAATCAACACTActaaggaggaagagaagacagAATACAGTATGAGCCCTGAATACCATGAATAGTTAACGCTGTCCAACCAGACACAACACCACTAAAGACTGAACAGTGTGATTAACCCAGAGCTGCAGAAATCTGATATATTTAAACAGGTCAGACTAGAGAATATCATATTCAGTGTTTCAGACCCCATTTAAACCATGCACCTCCATAGAACATCATGTTCAGTACTTGTACATTTTATCCTGGCTCAGAAGGACAAAAGCGAAGGGCACTCGCCACACGTGAATAAGTTaacacaattgttttttttagaaCACTTATCATAACAGACAAAACAATGTCAAAACCTTGAATATGTCAGTAGAGAGTGGTGCAGGCAAACGTATGGATGCATTGAGTGCTAAATGAAGAaagacaataaaataaataccaAACCCAACAAAACCAAACACTCAGGTCTGCTGCTGCCAATCTTAGTACTTTTGTAAAGACCCTGAACACCAGGTGTGCTAATTAAACAATTAGTGATGAGGACCCCATGTACTCATGTACAGTACCTTTATTAATGGAAGAACATGTATGCTGATTACTGACTGATGACTGCAGTGCTTTGTATAAATCACATCAGTATTGCAGATATTACTGACCTCAGagtctccagtttacagtttggactctgtagagcagagagcagcttttCTCCTGActcctgcaggtcattctgactcaggtccagctctcttaagggggagtttgcagactgcagagctgaggccaCAATCTCATAGGACTTCTCTGTTAGCTTAcagccagcaagtctgcaagagGGGCAAAAGAGTACAAAAAGGTAATGTGTCATGCAAGAAGAGTGAGCGAGGAAAATAGCATCACTgcgccacatacagtatgcgccAGGCAATACTACTAGGGGAGAGGACAGaataatacagtatatgagcCCTGAATACCATGCAGAGTTAACGCTGCCcaaccacagacacaacaccaGTAAATACTGAACAGTGTTTTTAACCCAGAGCTGCAGGAGCAGAAATCTGATTTATCGAAGAACATCACATGGTTTTGCACCCCATTTATACCATGCACCTCCATATAACACGTGCACCTGTTGGTGCTGAGATGGGGCATTCTCATAATGCAAACACATTAATGAGGAAGGCTCTGTTAACAATTTATAATAatgttgatttgatttgatactGAGATGGAGTATCTCATGATGGAATACAACATCAAGGACAGCTCATGTATCTGTCTCATTTACCAGTGAAAACATAATAAAGTACTTAACCTCAAACAGTTCCTGATTGTCACCACTAGGTGGAGACATTATTCTTAAACACGTTTGCCTGAGCTTCTCAGTTTACCTGTGATTTACAGTAATGAGTGGATTCACCAAAATGACTCACTTGTTGAGAATGTAAGTTGACCTTCAACATGATCTACTTGGTCAAGCTCACATGGTCGAATCTGTTCCGAACTTCCGTGTGGAATACTTGTGTTGGATTACTTATTGCAAAttgatttatttctctttgtggTCTTCTCTCTCGTGGACTGAATTTTTAAATCTTCTCTGCTTTTGGAATAACGCAGTAGTCCTGTACCTTTATGTTTGTGGACTGAACTACAAAGTCTCGCTTGGCAATTTGTCTCAATTTGTGTATTCTCTTACTGTATATGACTATTTCCCTGCTTGTGCTGAATTACTGTAACTGCATTCTGAATCTTAAGCCTTAAGAACTGTTGACCACATCCTGACACTATGCAAAATAGCGGCGTAtcaggttttgtgaaatacatgTTACAGGTGCAAAGTTGAGATTTATCTATTGGTTATGCCAGCTCTTACATGTATGATTCAATACTATCATACTACGCACTAAACATAAAATGTATGAACTCAGAACTGAAGTATTGTCATACTCACAGAGCCTTCCTGCAGCATCTCACAGCTAACATCCCTATCCATCCCTCCTCTGATGTTTTGTATTTGCTCAAGTCAACCTCATCCAGCACCTCATCAGACATCAGAAAcatgtgggccagtgctgaacagtgggcAGGTGTCAATGCATATGAGAGGCCATCTGGAGATTTGAGATATGTTTGGACTTCTTGATGCAGAGAATGATcgttcatttcaaataagcagtgAAGAAGATTGATGCATCTTTCAGGAGACTTCCCCTTAAGAACTTTGATGTATTGGCATGTTTTCTGGATACActctgagctgctgtgtgtgtttttcaataAGCCTTGCAAGAGGGCTTGATTGCTCTCCATTGAGATGCCTACAAGGAAGCGGACGAAAAGGTCCAGGTGTCCATTATTGCTGTCCAAAGCCTTGTCCACAGCTCTCTTCAACAGGATATGCAAAGGAAGGGACACTTGATTGTCTCCGCGTCTTTTGGGGAGGAAAGATTTCAGTTCCTCCAGATTTCCAGACATGTAGgaatgaaacacaaacatggctgctagaaactcctggatgctcagatggacaaagcagtagaccttcttgtggtgaaacacacattcctccctgaagatctcagtgcacatgccagagtacactgaagcttcactgacatcaatgccacactctctcaggtcttcctcatagaacatGAGATTGCCATTCTCCAGATGCTTGAAAGCCAGCTCTGCCAGTTTCAATATGACACCCTTGTGTGATTCCAGAagcctctgtctatctgtctcactTTCCTCTTGATACTTCTGGTTCTTCCTGGTAGTCTGGATGAGCaggaagtgtatgaacatctcagtcagagttttgggggcttccttcccatcatcctgttccagtatctgctgaaggacagtggctgagatccaacagaagactggcatgtggcacatgatgtggagactcctggatgccttaatgtgtgagatgattctgttggcttgattctggtcactgatcctcttcctgaaatactcttccttctgtgggtcattgaacCCTCGTACTTCTGTCACCTGATTGATGCACTGAGAAGGGatctgactggctgctgctggtcgggaggttatccagatgaAAGCAGAAGGaagcagagttccctgaatgagaCTCGTCATCAGCACATCCTTTGATGATGTTTCGGTCACATCAGAAATCTTCTGATTTTCTTGGAATTTCAGTGGAAGTCGACTCTCATccaaaccatcaaagatgaacacaataCAGCAGTCTTTGTATTCAGCATCCTGTAGCTCTCtaagctcagggtggaagtcaagcaggagtctgtgaagactgtactgatcatctctgaccaaattcagctcacggaacggaagcacaaacatgaaatctacatcctggttagctctctcctctgcccagtcaAGGATAAACTTCTGTACAGAGAcggtttttccaatgccagcgaTTCCCTTGGTCATCACAGTTCTGATGTGTCTCtcctgtccaggtaagggcttgaagataTCATTGCAGTTGATTGCTGTGTCCTCTGTGGTTTGTGGCCTGgatgctgactctacctgccaaacttcatgctcattattcaccccttcactctctccctctgtgatgtagagctctgtgtagatcttgttcaggagtgtttgagtccctgaccttatgatgccttcacatatgctctcaaacctcctcttcatgatggctttatgggtcatcagtactctggtcagaacatgtttgtctgtttgccataaacatttaaataattaaacatgtTGACATTGAACACAACTAACTGATATTTGAGTCCAGAATAACATTAATACATATTAAAACATATCCCTGGGTCTTGTTCTTAGGAGCAGTCCCTTAGGAgtaattgttaaaaaaaaaaacatttgaagacTTCTGTTTACCTGGTAATTCAGCTCTGTTGACTGGAGCATGCGCAGTTAGACTGCTTCTCCAAACTCTGTAGAGACAAAATTACATTAATACAGTAAATCCACAGAATCAAAAAGACTAAAAAGCAATTCTTTgatcacacatattcacacacacatgcatggaacaaacgcacacatgcacgcacgcacgcacgcacgcacacacacaaacacaaacacaaacacaaacacacacacatacgcacacatgcacgcacacactcatgcacgcacgcacgcacacacatacacacacacacacacgcaaacacaaacacaaacacaaacacaaacacaaacacaaacacacacttgtctactTTTGTAAAAAGCaaaaatctcactttggatcagactgtggtccactgctgagtcTCATAGGCTGATCCATGGaatggtcactcttcatggacacacagctgggcactggagatactggtctgtgtgtctgtggtctggatacacaaggagacaaaatacataatagacacatcttcacacaaattcaacaacacacacacaacatttatctctctctcttcctcacacacacacacacacacacacacacacacacacacacacacagagaaacacacacacaacctctctctccctctctctctctcacacacacacacacacacacaaacacacacacacacacaaacaacctctctctccctcactcacactcacacacacacacacacacaca from Sardina pilchardus chromosome 1, fSarPil1.1, whole genome shotgun sequence includes:
- the LOC134077851 gene encoding NACHT, LRR and PYD domains-containing protein 12-like; this translates as MCLLCILSPCVSRPQTHRPVSPVPSCVSMKSDHSMDQPMRLSSGPQSDPKVWRSSLTAHAPVNRAELPDKHVLTRVLMTHKAIMKRRFESICEGIIRSGTQTLLNKIYTELYITEGESEGVNNEHEVWQVESASRPQTTEDTAINCNDIFKPLPGQERHIRTVMTKGIAGIGKTVSVQKFILDWAEERANQDVDFMFVLPFRELNLVRDDQYSLHRLLLDFHPELRELQDAEYKDCCIVFIFDGLDESRLPLKFQENQKISDVTETSSKDVLMTSLIQGTLLPSAFIWITSRPAAASQIPSQCINQVTEVRGFNDPQKEEYFRKRISDQNQANRIISHIKASRSLHIMCHMPVFCWISATVLQQILEQDDGKEAPKTLTEMFIHFLLIQTTRKNQKYQEESETDRQRLLESHKGVILKLAELAFKHLENGNLMFYEEDLRECGIDVSEASVYSGMCTEIFREECVFHHKKVYCFVHLSIQEFLAAMFVFHSYMSGNLEELKSFLPKRRGDNQVSLPLHILLKRAVDKALDSNNGHLDLFVRFLVGISMESNQALLQGLLKNTHSSSECIQKTCQYIKVLKGKSPERCINLLHCLFEMNDHSLHQEVQTYLKSPDGLSYALTPAHCSALAHMFLMSDEVLDEVDLSKYKTSEEGWIGMLAVRCCRKALLAGCKLTEKSYEIVASALQLADCKLTETSCEIVASALQSANSPLRELDLSQNDLQKSGEKLASALLSPNCKLETLRLNLCHLSKASCEMMASVLQSAPSHLRELDMSNNDLQDEGVELFCAGLRDPQCKLDTLRLSGCLITHEGCSLLSSALKSNPPYLKQLDLSYNHPGDSGVRELTDRLNDPSCKLETLRYDHGGECRIKPGPRKYACELTLDPNTAHRRLSLSEGNRKVTRGQQQQPYPDHPERFDSWPQVLCREGLTGQSGRYYWEAEWSGNDGADIAVAYKSMERKGGGGSSLFGCNAKSWRLECSSNSYSAWHNSKKTAIPAPSSRSRRVGVYLDWPAGTLSFYSVSSNTLTHLHTFHSTFTEPIYPGFRISYSNSSVTLCQIT